In Arthrobacter alpinus, a single window of DNA contains:
- a CDS encoding SPFH domain-containing protein, which yields MGDGAGTVVWLFVVLVLLIFVVIVLVRSVRIIPQARAGVVERLGKYQRTLNPGLTVLIPFVDRLLPLLDLREQVVSFPPQPVITEDNLVVSIDTVVYFQVTDPRAATYEIANYIQAVEQLTTTTLRNVVGGLNLEEALTSRDQINGQLRGVLDEATGRWGIRVSRVELKAIDPPLSIQDSMEKQMRAERDRRAAILTAEGTKQSAILTAEGERQSSILKAEGDAKAAILRADGESQAIQKVFSAIHKGNPTQKLLAYQYLQTLPKIASGTSNKLWIIPSEVGEALKGIGNVLGNTATDADDAVDLAKAPEA from the coding sequence ATGGGAGACGGAGCCGGCACAGTTGTGTGGCTATTTGTAGTTTTAGTCCTACTGATATTTGTAGTAATTGTCCTTGTTCGATCAGTGCGCATCATTCCACAGGCTCGCGCGGGCGTTGTGGAGCGGCTGGGTAAATACCAGCGCACGCTCAATCCAGGTTTGACGGTTCTCATTCCATTCGTGGACCGCCTTCTGCCGCTGCTCGATCTGCGTGAACAGGTGGTGTCCTTCCCGCCGCAGCCTGTCATCACGGAGGACAACCTGGTTGTCTCGATTGACACGGTGGTGTACTTCCAGGTGACCGATCCCCGTGCGGCGACGTACGAGATCGCGAACTACATTCAGGCTGTTGAACAGCTGACAACCACCACCTTGCGTAACGTAGTGGGTGGTTTGAACCTTGAAGAGGCGCTGACCTCGCGTGACCAGATCAATGGTCAGTTGCGCGGTGTGCTCGATGAGGCCACCGGCCGCTGGGGCATTCGCGTCAGCCGCGTTGAGCTCAAGGCCATTGATCCGCCCTTGTCCATCCAGGACTCGATGGAAAAGCAGATGCGCGCCGAGCGTGACCGCCGTGCGGCCATTCTGACGGCCGAAGGAACCAAGCAGTCCGCCATTCTGACAGCCGAAGGTGAGCGCCAGTCCTCCATCTTGAAGGCTGAAGGTGACGCCAAGGCCGCGATTCTACGCGCCGATGGTGAATCTCAGGCCATTCAGAAGGTCTTCAGTGCTATTCACAAGGGCAATCCCACGCAAAAGTTGCTGGCGTACCAGTACCTGCAGACCCTGCCCAAGATCGCCTCGGGTACCTCCAACAAGTTGTGGATTATTCCCAGTGAAGTTGGCGAAGCCCTGAAGGGAATCGGCAACGTTTTGGGCAACACGGCAACTGACGCGGACGACGCCGTCGACCTCGCCAAGGCCCCCGAAGCCTAA
- a CDS encoding RNA polymerase-binding protein RbpA, with amino-acid sequence MSDRSLRGMRLGAQSMETESGVEPAPRQSVEYRCADGEQVFVTFSSEAEIPATWMSKTGKEALLVNGEAPDTSNDKPVRTHWDMLLERRTLPELETILADRLTILRERRGEKV; translated from the coding sequence ATGAGCGATCGCAGCCTGCGTGGCATGCGCTTGGGCGCACAGAGCATGGAGACGGAATCCGGTGTAGAGCCTGCGCCCCGCCAAAGCGTGGAGTACCGTTGCGCCGATGGCGAGCAGGTCTTTGTCACTTTCTCATCTGAAGCTGAGATCCCGGCAACCTGGATGTCCAAGACGGGCAAGGAGGCTCTGCTGGTCAACGGCGAGGCTCCTGACACCTCCAACGACAAGCCTGTCCGTACTCACTGGGACATGCTCCTTGAGCGCCGGACACTCCCCGAACTGGAGACCATCTTGGCTGACCGGTTGACCATCCTGCGCGAACGCCGCGGCGAAAAAGTCTAA
- a CDS encoding polyprenol monophosphomannose synthase, whose protein sequence is MRVLTIIPTYNEIESLPKTLARLRAAVPHSDVLVADDNSPDGTGAWADEFAANDPQVHVLHRAGKEGLGAAYLAGFTWGLEAGYDVLVEMDADGSHQPEQLPLLLDAVDQGADLVLGSRWVPGGKVVNWPLHRKLISTCGSLYSRVLLGIPVRDVTGGYRAFRRTTLEALDFKAVESVGYGFQVDMLWRVWQMGCKVVEVPITFVEREFGASKMSGNIVQEAMLNVTKWGLSSRWAKLTGRNK, encoded by the coding sequence TTGCGTGTCCTGACGATCATTCCCACGTACAACGAGATCGAATCGCTGCCAAAGACCCTGGCCCGGTTGCGCGCTGCAGTTCCACACAGCGATGTTCTCGTGGCTGACGACAACAGCCCCGATGGCACCGGGGCGTGGGCCGACGAATTTGCCGCCAATGATCCCCAAGTTCACGTCTTGCACCGTGCCGGGAAAGAAGGCCTTGGAGCTGCCTACCTCGCCGGATTTACTTGGGGACTGGAAGCCGGGTATGACGTCCTGGTGGAAATGGACGCCGATGGATCACACCAGCCCGAGCAGTTGCCACTGCTGTTGGACGCTGTCGATCAGGGAGCAGACCTGGTGTTGGGTTCGCGCTGGGTCCCGGGCGGAAAAGTAGTCAACTGGCCGCTGCACCGGAAGCTGATCTCCACCTGCGGCAGCCTTTACTCCCGTGTGTTGCTGGGCATTCCGGTCCGCGACGTCACCGGCGGTTACCGGGCATTTCGCCGAACCACGCTTGAAGCACTGGATTTCAAGGCAGTTGAATCAGTTGGCTACGGTTTCCAGGTGGACATGCTGTGGCGTGTCTGGCAGATGGGGTGCAAAGTGGTCGAGGTGCCCATCACCTTCGTTGAGCGTGAATTTGGTGCCTCCAAGATGAGCGGCAACATTGTTCAGGAAGCCATGCTGAACGTGACCAAATGGGGTTTGAGCTCACGCTGGGCCAAACTGACAGGTCGCAACAAGTAG